The Chryseolinea soli genome contains a region encoding:
- a CDS encoding GPW/gp25 family protein, with the protein MDYLFNNQQTEQKAFLGKGWAFPPHFDRATGTAEMVQYEEDIWQSLQILFSTSIRERVLQPTYGCNPEDYVFTSLNVSFLTYLEDLIRKNIAQNEPRIKLQTLSIVTGQLEGTLEIVLDYIVRSTNTRFNRVYPFYKQEGTNVEL; encoded by the coding sequence ATGGACTATTTATTCAACAACCAGCAAACGGAACAAAAAGCTTTTCTTGGAAAGGGATGGGCATTTCCGCCACACTTCGATCGCGCCACGGGCACAGCCGAGATGGTGCAGTATGAAGAAGATATCTGGCAGAGCCTGCAGATACTGTTCAGCACCAGTATCCGCGAACGCGTACTACAGCCGACGTATGGCTGCAATCCCGAGGACTATGTGTTCACGTCGCTGAACGTGTCGTTCCTCACCTACCTCGAAGACCTCATCCGCAAGAACATTGCCCAGAACGAACCGCGCATCAAGCTGCAAACGCTTTCCATCGTGACCGGCCAGTTGGAAGGCACCCTGGAGATCGTCCTGGACTACATCGTGCGAAGCACCAACACGCGGTTCAACCGTGTGTATCCTTTCTACAAGCAAGAAGGCACAAACGTTGAATTATGA
- a CDS encoding phage tail protein, with protein MAIGYPIPKFYFKVSRPEQEFSSADQIGFTEVSGLDYQIDLIEYRHGNDINFSKIKLPGLRKFSNVTLKKGVIQGFKDSNAEFFTWIGDGKKDGTVRKRSGYRRNIVITLNDEEGHAVVAWTLTNAWPVKVAFNDMKADANEVAVESLELAIEDLAVEYK; from the coding sequence ATGGCAATAGGTTATCCCATTCCCAAATTCTATTTCAAGGTGTCGCGCCCCGAACAGGAGTTCAGCAGCGCGGACCAGATCGGCTTCACGGAAGTGAGTGGCCTCGACTATCAGATCGATCTCATCGAATACCGCCACGGCAACGATATCAACTTCTCCAAGATCAAGTTGCCCGGCTTGCGCAAGTTCAGCAACGTGACATTGAAGAAAGGTGTGATCCAGGGGTTCAAAGATTCCAACGCCGAATTCTTTACCTGGATCGGCGACGGCAAGAAAGACGGCACCGTGCGCAAACGGTCGGGCTACCGGCGAAACATTGTCATCACCCTCAACGACGAGGAAGGTCACGCCGTGGTGGCCTGGACGCTCACCAACGCCTGGCCTGTGAAAGTAGCCTTCAACGACATGAAAGCTGACGCCAACGAGGTGGCTGTGGAAAGCCTCGAGCTCGCGATTGAAGATCTCGCGGTCGAATATAAATAA
- a CDS encoding phage tail sheath family protein, with product MAALLDLRMPGVYTQEIPTLPPTVGVIPSAVPVFIGYTEKADKKGESLLLKPTRVKSMKEFESWFGGAPKVELTVDIDDSEGVSPKPSINVVYPVSMTFKMYHSMLFYYANGGGPCFIVSVGGYTSGGNPATPSDTELAKGLATLSKVKDVTIIVYPDGTSLEEPKYFTLINSTFDHCQKMKNRVTVIDVHEDNGEDLDAFEVFQTGMATDIEFKKYGMAYYPYIDTVFSYAYDPLNVHIRFHKQTLPNPTAAATIAFKALTDATDGAINAYVTALNGVKAPLAQKKFIEGLNTALQQFNTDNPGSTPDTLKAKLIEFTRGKPLPQAVTDALALPNPDVLAIMTTAVTTATTALTTAQTAVTTAKTAMDTAATAAAGGLDLGGGKKLYSYANTSMAKVAEKKDDLLFNKIKEAVANYPVRLPPCGGIAGIYVRTDATQGVWRAPANVSVFGGIKPALEIDDDLHAELNAPSSGKAINVIRAYPGRGLLVYGARTLAGNDLEWRYVNVRRTFCFIEDSIARAMQDFVFAPNNEQTWIKVRAMIRSFLNRLWKAGGLFGNTPEDAYEVIASEPESMSVDDVLNGIMRIYIKVAVARPAEFIVLQYEHKFEVTES from the coding sequence ATGGCAGCCTTATTAGACCTTAGAATGCCTGGCGTGTACACCCAGGAAATTCCCACCCTTCCTCCCACGGTAGGCGTGATACCCAGCGCCGTTCCCGTCTTTATCGGCTACACGGAGAAGGCCGACAAGAAAGGCGAATCGTTGCTCCTGAAACCCACGCGGGTAAAATCCATGAAAGAATTCGAGAGCTGGTTTGGCGGCGCCCCCAAAGTGGAGCTCACGGTAGACATCGACGATTCGGAAGGCGTGTCACCAAAGCCTTCCATCAACGTGGTCTATCCGGTGAGCATGACATTCAAGATGTATCACTCCATGCTGTTCTACTACGCCAACGGCGGAGGCCCGTGTTTTATCGTTTCGGTGGGCGGCTATACCAGCGGTGGCAATCCCGCGACGCCGAGCGACACCGAGTTGGCGAAAGGGTTGGCCACGCTGTCTAAAGTGAAAGACGTCACCATCATCGTCTATCCCGACGGCACGTCGTTGGAGGAACCGAAATATTTCACCCTCATCAATTCCACCTTCGACCACTGTCAGAAAATGAAGAATCGTGTCACCGTCATCGATGTGCACGAAGACAACGGCGAAGATCTTGATGCGTTCGAGGTTTTTCAAACCGGAATGGCTACGGATATCGAGTTTAAAAAATACGGCATGGCCTACTATCCCTACATCGACACCGTATTCAGCTATGCGTATGATCCTCTAAATGTGCACATCCGTTTTCACAAACAAACCTTGCCCAATCCCACGGCTGCGGCCACCATTGCCTTCAAAGCACTGACGGATGCTACGGATGGTGCGATCAACGCATATGTCACGGCCTTGAATGGCGTGAAGGCGCCACTAGCGCAGAAGAAATTTATAGAAGGCCTGAATACGGCGCTGCAACAATTCAACACCGACAATCCCGGCTCCACACCCGACACACTCAAGGCCAAGCTCATTGAATTTACACGTGGCAAACCGTTGCCACAAGCCGTGACCGACGCCCTGGCTCTTCCCAACCCAGATGTACTCGCCATCATGACCACGGCGGTGACCACGGCCACCACTGCGCTCACAACCGCACAGACCGCCGTGACCACGGCAAAAACAGCGATGGACACGGCCGCCACTGCCGCTGCCGGCGGGCTGGACTTAGGTGGGGGTAAAAAACTCTATTCGTATGCCAACACATCGATGGCGAAAGTGGCCGAGAAAAAGGACGACCTGCTGTTCAACAAAATAAAAGAGGCCGTCGCGAACTATCCGGTGAGGCTCCCCCCTTGCGGAGGGATCGCAGGCATCTACGTCCGTACCGATGCAACGCAAGGGGTATGGCGCGCCCCGGCGAATGTCAGCGTTTTTGGCGGCATCAAACCGGCGCTGGAGATCGACGACGATCTGCATGCCGAGTTGAACGCACCGTCGAGTGGAAAGGCCATCAACGTCATTCGCGCCTACCCCGGCCGTGGTCTGCTGGTGTATGGTGCGCGCACGTTGGCCGGCAACGATTTGGAGTGGCGCTACGTGAACGTGCGGCGTACATTCTGTTTTATAGAGGACTCGATCGCACGGGCTATGCAGGATTTTGTGTTTGCGCCAAACAACGAACAAACCTGGATCAAGGTGCGGGCCATGATCCGGAGCTTCCTGAACCGCCTGTGGAAAGCCGGCGGTCTCTTTGGCAACACGCCCGAAGATGCCTATGAAGTGATCGCCAGCGAGCCCGAGTCGATGAGCGTCGACGACGTGCTGAACGGCATCATGCGCATCTATATAAAAGTGGCCGTGGCGCGCCCTGCCGAATTTATCGTGCTGCAATACGAGCACAAGTTTGAAGTAACCGAATCCTAA
- a CDS encoding phage tail protein yields MAADTQYPPAGFYFKIQIDGMPDSDSEFQELTGLSMSLELQSVKEAGENRFTHQLPLPARAEPLVLKRGLLISSPLIEWCRKAIEEFTFSPKNLHVFLLDVEGGANGQPKPLMAWYLVHAFPTKWEITGLNAMNSEVAVETIQINYNYFTKSS; encoded by the coding sequence ATGGCAGCGGACACACAGTACCCCCCGGCGGGCTTCTATTTCAAGATCCAGATCGACGGCATGCCCGACAGCGACTCCGAATTTCAGGAGCTCACGGGCCTTTCGATGAGCCTGGAGCTGCAATCGGTCAAGGAAGCGGGCGAAAACCGGTTCACACACCAATTGCCGTTGCCGGCGCGGGCGGAGCCTTTGGTATTGAAACGCGGGCTGCTCATCAGTTCGCCGCTCATCGAATGGTGCCGCAAAGCGATCGAGGAGTTTACGTTCTCGCCCAAAAATCTCCATGTATTCCTCCTGGACGTGGAGGGTGGAGCCAATGGCCAACCGAAACCTTTGATGGCCTGGTATCTCGTGCACGCTTTTCCCACCAAGTGGGAGATCACGGGGCTCAACGCCATGAACAGCGAGGTGGCCGTGGAGACCATCCAGATCAATTACAACTACTTCACCAAATCATCCTAA
- a CDS encoding PAAR domain-containing protein: MPGKPAARNMDKHVCPQPLSSGTGVHGPGTITATGAAQVYINQQMAAVEGDMCICVEPGNTIKQGSSTVFFKSKAAARQLDPTTHNPGGFIMLGSLNVFIGD, translated from the coding sequence ATGCCTGGAAAACCCGCAGCAAGAAATATGGACAAACACGTTTGTCCACAGCCGTTATCGAGTGGCACCGGTGTTCACGGGCCGGGCACCATCACCGCCACGGGCGCGGCGCAGGTGTATATCAATCAACAAATGGCGGCGGTGGAAGGCGACATGTGTATTTGTGTGGAGCCCGGCAACACGATCAAGCAGGGGTCGTCCACGGTCTTCTTCAAAAGCAAAGCTGCGGCGAGACAACTGGACCCGACGACGCACAACCCTGGAGGCTTTATTATGTTGGGTTCTCTCAATGTTTTTATCGGCGATTAA
- a CDS encoding phage baseplate assembly protein V, whose amino-acid sequence MIIPGTAQEQNKKTDTVAVTVRIDGKDVTMDPGGLMAVSIGLEANKVPWARLIFADGSVEKQTFEKSDTDTFSPGKTVEILMGYGQDKDTIFKGVVTRHAVKIMPNAPFRLELECKDPVVKATVVKKSLYHYKQTDKAIIQDILGTYPDVKSGDMKEEGTQHDSLVQYNVSDWDFMVMRADANGMFLRAQGGSVDLLKPEIKGTADLQVQFGMSSSGLSLQEFESEIDVRNHYPSVKGHTWDASKQEVAEEKASKDGGGGGGGLGGVVGQVASVIGGGGAAKKDFPDVLYSDKNTVELYHGGDVDSKALTAWVDAKMKRGELSRIRGRVALNGAKILPGDTLEVNGVSSRFNGKHLVTGVLHQYARGHWKTDIQFGWMRDFVADEWTSSQPDASGLVPGIRGLHVGVVSKLEGDSRSGDFRIQVRLPFVAMNANGSQADGIWARLANVYAGDKRGFIFRPEIDDEVIVGFINNDPNDAVVLAAMNSEKNVGPSEIKASDKNEKKGFISKSGMQFLFDDDAQKITVSAGDSSAPHIELDGKGSKVTIACDSSNSIELSSSGVTVKGTRIDLN is encoded by the coding sequence ATGATCATTCCCGGCACGGCACAAGAGCAAAATAAAAAAACGGATACCGTAGCGGTCACCGTGCGCATCGACGGCAAGGATGTGACGATGGACCCCGGTGGCTTGATGGCGGTGTCGATCGGCCTGGAAGCAAACAAAGTGCCTTGGGCTCGCCTCATCTTTGCCGACGGTTCCGTGGAAAAGCAGACATTCGAAAAAAGCGATACCGATACCTTCTCGCCCGGTAAAACCGTGGAGATCCTGATGGGCTATGGCCAGGACAAGGATACGATCTTCAAAGGGGTGGTCACGCGCCATGCCGTGAAGATCATGCCGAATGCGCCCTTCCGGCTGGAGCTGGAGTGCAAAGACCCCGTAGTGAAAGCTACAGTCGTAAAAAAAAGCTTGTATCACTATAAACAAACCGATAAAGCGATTATCCAGGACATTCTCGGCACGTACCCTGACGTGAAATCCGGCGACATGAAAGAAGAAGGCACGCAACACGATTCACTGGTGCAATACAATGTGAGCGATTGGGATTTCATGGTGATGCGCGCCGACGCAAACGGCATGTTCCTGCGCGCACAAGGCGGGTCGGTGGACTTGCTGAAACCCGAAATAAAGGGCACCGCCGACTTGCAAGTACAGTTCGGCATGAGCAGCAGCGGGCTCTCGCTCCAGGAGTTTGAATCGGAGATCGATGTGCGCAATCATTATCCTAGTGTAAAAGGTCACACATGGGATGCTTCAAAACAAGAAGTTGCCGAAGAGAAAGCCAGTAAGGACGGCGGAGGTGGTGGCGGTGGCCTGGGTGGTGTGGTCGGCCAGGTTGCAAGTGTCATCGGAGGTGGTGGCGCGGCAAAAAAGGATTTTCCGGACGTGTTGTATTCGGATAAAAATACGGTGGAGCTCTATCACGGCGGCGACGTCGATTCAAAAGCATTAACGGCATGGGTAGACGCAAAGATGAAGCGTGGCGAGCTTTCGCGCATTCGCGGACGTGTGGCCTTGAACGGGGCGAAGATCTTGCCCGGCGACACACTGGAAGTGAATGGCGTGAGTTCGCGCTTTAATGGCAAACACCTGGTCACCGGCGTGTTGCACCAATACGCCCGCGGCCATTGGAAGACCGACATCCAGTTCGGCTGGATGCGCGACTTCGTGGCCGACGAGTGGACCTCATCCCAACCCGACGCGTCGGGCCTCGTGCCGGGCATTCGCGGATTGCACGTCGGGGTGGTGTCGAAATTGGAAGGCGACTCGCGCTCGGGCGATTTCCGCATCCAGGTGCGGCTTCCTTTTGTGGCCATGAATGCCAACGGTTCGCAGGCGGATGGCATCTGGGCGCGTCTCGCCAACGTCTATGCCGGCGACAAACGCGGCTTCATCTTCCGGCCGGAGATCGACGACGAGGTGATCGTCGGTTTCATCAACAACGATCCCAACGATGCCGTGGTGCTGGCCGCCATGAACAGCGAAAAGAACGTGGGCCCTTCCGAGATCAAAGCCAGCGATAAAAATGAGAAGAAGGGCTTCATCTCCAAATCGGGCATGCAATTCCTCTTCGACGACGACGCGCAGAAGATCACGGTGAGCGCCGGCGACAGTTCGGCGCCGCATATTGAACTGGATGGAAAAGGCAGCAAGGTCACCATCGCCTGCGACAGCAGCAACTCCATCGAACTGTCGTCTTCCGGCGTGACGGTGAAGGGAACGCGAATCGACTTGAATTAA
- a CDS encoding DUF5908 family protein yields MPVVIRDLVVLAHIIESTEKKDGAQREASTQGATLNEEMRFQIVNAAVQQVMELLERQKDR; encoded by the coding sequence ATGCCGGTTGTTATTCGCGACTTGGTCGTTTTGGCCCACATCATCGAGAGCACCGAAAAAAAAGACGGTGCCCAGCGCGAGGCATCGACCCAAGGGGCCACGCTGAATGAAGAAATGCGGTTCCAGATCGTGAACGCCGCCGTGCAACAGGTTATGGAGCTCCTGGAACGTCAAAAAGACCGATGA